The following proteins come from a genomic window of Streptomyces sp. GS7:
- a CDS encoding acyl carrier protein, producing MKQALKQYMEERFMFEFDSDITEDTDLFKAGILDSFGYISLMAHIEEAYGVPLGDEILGNVMVSLSGIVGFVDAARLRAAGSR from the coding sequence ATGAAGCAGGCACTCAAGCAGTACATGGAAGAGCGGTTCATGTTCGAGTTCGACTCGGACATCACCGAGGACACCGACCTGTTCAAGGCGGGCATCCTCGACTCCTTCGGCTACATCTCGCTGATGGCGCACATCGAGGAGGCGTACGGAGTGCCGCTGGGCGACGAGATCCTCGGCAACGTCATGGTCTCGCTGTCCGGCATCGTCGGGTTCGTCGACGCCGCCCGCCTGCGGGCCGCCGGGAGCCGGTGA
- the asnB gene encoding asparagine synthase (glutamine-hydrolyzing), producing MCGIAGFYGSPLPPQEYETLIHGMLAQIEHRGPDEAGCLLDDRLAMGTVRLSIIDLSTGSQPVGSADGRYWLCYNGELYNYRELRAQLAARGLAFRTESDTEVVLNAWIAWGLDCLPRFNGAFAFALYDSVTGELHLVRDRFGKRPLYVARCRGAWLFASEMKAFLAYPDFRFAFDEAQLASVFATWTPLPGQSAYQGIEQIPMGEYLCVRGDEVRRGRWATLDLARGPAPESEQEAVELVRADLEAAVDVRLRSDVEVGVYASGGLDSSIIAHIAAQRTSRPLRTFSIEFEDAEFDESAEQAELAAHLSTRHSTVRVTDEDVVDAFPEAVRHAEVPVFRTAFVPMYLLARHVRSEGIKVVLSGEGADEGFLGYGIFKDTLLLSTWHELDDDTRLRHMSRLHPYLRHFSGEDGHRRMLGLYRQFTEETLPGLFSHQMRFQNGRFAARLLKNAGDPFAALKELVAAEPGYAQLAPVQKAQWLEFRTLLSGYLLSTQGERMALAHGVENRCPFLDPAVVRRAASVNLRFGDPYDEKYLLKRAYADALPERIVKKGKFPYRAPDSAAFVRSRPDYRDLLTDPGTLDEIGALDARFVKRFTDRVFDSPPEETGTKENQAFVCLASTVWLHHWYVRGNARRRGPLTVPLYVVDRRSGALSA from the coding sequence ATGTGCGGCATCGCCGGCTTCTACGGAAGCCCCCTGCCACCGCAGGAATACGAGACCCTGATCCACGGCATGCTCGCCCAGATCGAGCACCGCGGCCCGGACGAGGCGGGCTGCCTCCTCGACGACCGGCTGGCCATGGGCACGGTGCGGCTGAGCATCATCGACCTGTCCACCGGCTCGCAGCCGGTCGGCAGCGCCGACGGCCGCTACTGGCTCTGCTACAACGGCGAGCTGTACAACTACCGTGAGCTGCGCGCGCAGTTGGCGGCCCGCGGCCTCGCCTTCCGCACCGAGTCCGACACCGAGGTCGTGCTCAACGCCTGGATCGCCTGGGGTCTCGACTGCCTGCCCCGCTTCAACGGCGCCTTCGCGTTCGCCCTCTACGACAGCGTCACCGGCGAACTGCACCTGGTGCGCGACCGGTTCGGCAAGCGGCCCCTGTACGTGGCGCGCTGCCGCGGCGCGTGGCTGTTCGCCTCCGAGATGAAGGCGTTCCTGGCCTACCCGGATTTCCGGTTCGCCTTCGACGAGGCACAGTTGGCATCGGTCTTCGCCACCTGGACCCCGCTGCCCGGTCAGAGCGCGTACCAGGGGATCGAGCAGATCCCCATGGGCGAGTACCTGTGCGTGCGCGGTGACGAGGTCCGGCGCGGTCGCTGGGCCACACTCGACCTGGCCCGGGGCCCGGCCCCGGAGAGCGAGCAGGAGGCCGTCGAGCTCGTCCGCGCGGACCTCGAAGCGGCGGTTGACGTGCGCCTCCGCAGCGACGTCGAGGTCGGCGTCTACGCCTCCGGCGGCCTGGACTCCTCGATCATCGCCCACATCGCGGCGCAGCGGACGAGCCGACCGCTGCGGACGTTCTCGATCGAGTTCGAGGACGCGGAGTTCGACGAATCGGCCGAACAGGCCGAGCTGGCCGCTCACCTGAGCACCCGCCACTCCACCGTGCGCGTGACCGACGAGGACGTCGTCGACGCCTTCCCCGAAGCCGTCCGGCACGCCGAGGTGCCCGTCTTCCGCACCGCCTTCGTCCCCATGTACCTGCTGGCACGCCACGTCCGGAGCGAAGGGATCAAGGTCGTGCTCAGCGGCGAGGGCGCCGACGAGGGATTCCTCGGCTACGGCATCTTCAAGGACACGCTGCTGCTCTCGACCTGGCACGAGCTGGACGACGACACCCGCCTGCGCCACATGAGCCGGCTCCATCCGTATCTGCGCCACTTCAGCGGCGAGGACGGCCACCGCCGGATGCTCGGGCTCTACCGGCAGTTCACCGAGGAGACCCTGCCCGGCCTCTTCTCCCACCAGATGCGGTTCCAGAACGGCCGCTTCGCCGCACGCCTGCTCAAGAACGCGGGCGACCCCTTCGCGGCCCTCAAGGAACTCGTCGCCGCCGAACCCGGCTACGCACAGCTCGCACCCGTGCAGAAGGCCCAGTGGCTGGAGTTCCGCACGCTGCTGAGCGGCTACCTGCTCTCGACCCAGGGCGAGCGCATGGCGCTGGCCCACGGCGTGGAGAACCGCTGCCCCTTCCTCGACCCCGCCGTGGTCCGCCGCGCCGCCTCGGTCAATCTGCGGTTCGGCGACCCCTACGACGAGAAGTACCTGCTCAAGCGCGCCTATGCCGACGCGCTGCCGGAACGGATCGTCAAGAAGGGGAAGTTCCCCTACCGCGCCCCGGACAGCGCCGCGTTCGTCCGCTCCCGCCCGGACTACCGCGACCTGCTGACCGATCCCGGCACCCTCGACGAGATCGGTGCCCTCGACGCGCGCTTCGTGAAGCGGTTCACCGACCGCGTCTTCGACAGCCCGCCCGAGGAGACCGGCACCAAGGAGAACCAGGCGTTCGTCTGCCTGGCGTCGACGGTCTGGCTGCACCACTGGTACGTGCGCGGCAACGCCCGCCGCCGGGGCCCGCTCACAGTCCCCCTGTACGTCGTCGACCGGCGCAGCGGCGCCCTGTCGGCCTAG